The following are encoded together in the Prionailurus viverrinus isolate Anna chromosome B3, UM_Priviv_1.0, whole genome shotgun sequence genome:
- the LYSMD2 gene encoding lysM and putative peptidoglycan-binding domain-containing protein 2 isoform X2, producing the protein MASPKMEQIKRANKLFTNDCIFLKKTLNIPVISEKPLLFNGLNSIDSPENETVDSSFSHEEEPAAAGEDLSPSSPQESDVQPVQPEEVSARDFLQRLDLQIKLSTQAAKKLKEESRDEESPYAASLYHS; encoded by the exons ATGGCTTCCCCAAAG atgGAGCAGATTAAAAGGGCAAATAAACTGTTTACGAATGATTGTATATTTCTGAAGAAAACTTTGAACATCCCAGTTATATCAGAGAAGCCTTTGTTGTTTAATGGACTTAACTCAATAGATTCTCCAGAAAATGAAACTGTTGATAGCAGTTTTTCTCATGAAGAAGAGCCAGCAGCAGCTGGAGAAGACCTCTCTCCTTCCAGTCCTCAAGAATCTGATGTTCAGCCTGTACAACCTGAAGAAGTGTCAGCTAGAGATTTCCTGCAGAGACTAGACTTGCAGATTAAGTTGTCAACACAGGCAGCCAAGAAACTAAAAGAAGAGAGCAG agatgaagaaagtCCTTACGCAGCTTCCCTCTATCACAGTTAG
- the LYSMD2 gene encoding lysM and putative peptidoglycan-binding domain-containing protein 2 isoform X1: MADSSPALSLREGGPRAPRPSAPSPPARSRSGSESEEAELSLSLARTKTRSYGSTASVRAPLGAGVIERHVEHRVRAGDTLQGIALKYGVTMEQIKRANKLFTNDCIFLKKTLNIPVISEKPLLFNGLNSIDSPENETVDSSFSHEEEPAAAGEDLSPSSPQESDVQPVQPEEVSARDFLQRLDLQIKLSTQAAKKLKEESRDEESPYAASLYHS; encoded by the exons ATGGCGGATTCCTCGCCCGCGCTGTCCCTGCGGGAAGGCGGCCCCCGAGCCCCCCGGCCCTCGGCTCCCTCGCCGCCCGCGCGCTCGCGCTCGGGCTCGGAATCAGAGGAGGCCGAGCTGTCGCTGAGCCTGGCCCGCACCAAGACCCGCTCGTACGGCAGCACTGCCAGCGTGCGGGCGCCGCTGGGCGCCGGCGTCATCGAGCGCCATGTGGAGCACCGGGTCCGCGCCGGCGACACGCTACAGGGCATCGCGCTCAAATACGGAGTCACG atgGAGCAGATTAAAAGGGCAAATAAACTGTTTACGAATGATTGTATATTTCTGAAGAAAACTTTGAACATCCCAGTTATATCAGAGAAGCCTTTGTTGTTTAATGGACTTAACTCAATAGATTCTCCAGAAAATGAAACTGTTGATAGCAGTTTTTCTCATGAAGAAGAGCCAGCAGCAGCTGGAGAAGACCTCTCTCCTTCCAGTCCTCAAGAATCTGATGTTCAGCCTGTACAACCTGAAGAAGTGTCAGCTAGAGATTTCCTGCAGAGACTAGACTTGCAGATTAAGTTGTCAACACAGGCAGCCAAGAAACTAAAAGAAGAGAGCAG agatgaagaaagtCCTTACGCAGCTTCCCTCTATCACAGTTAG
- the LYSMD2 gene encoding lysM and putative peptidoglycan-binding domain-containing protein 2 isoform X3, giving the protein MEQIKRANKLFTNDCIFLKKTLNIPVISEKPLLFNGLNSIDSPENETVDSSFSHEEEPAAAGEDLSPSSPQESDVQPVQPEEVSARDFLQRLDLQIKLSTQAAKKLKEESRDEESPYAASLYHS; this is encoded by the exons atgGAGCAGATTAAAAGGGCAAATAAACTGTTTACGAATGATTGTATATTTCTGAAGAAAACTTTGAACATCCCAGTTATATCAGAGAAGCCTTTGTTGTTTAATGGACTTAACTCAATAGATTCTCCAGAAAATGAAACTGTTGATAGCAGTTTTTCTCATGAAGAAGAGCCAGCAGCAGCTGGAGAAGACCTCTCTCCTTCCAGTCCTCAAGAATCTGATGTTCAGCCTGTACAACCTGAAGAAGTGTCAGCTAGAGATTTCCTGCAGAGACTAGACTTGCAGATTAAGTTGTCAACACAGGCAGCCAAGAAACTAAAAGAAGAGAGCAG agatgaagaaagtCCTTACGCAGCTTCCCTCTATCACAGTTAG